In Dyadobacter subterraneus, a single genomic region encodes these proteins:
- a CDS encoding NADH-quinone oxidoreductase subunit B, translating into MSERIKTGDGGIILTNAEDLMNWARLSSLWPMGFGLACCAIEMMAAYASHYDLERFGILPRPSPRQSDVMIVAGTVTFKMADRIRRLYEQMPEPRYVISMGSCSNCGGPYWEHGYHVVKGVDKIIPVDIYVPGCPPRPEALIGGFMKLQEKIRGEHPLAPELFLEMQEGVPA; encoded by the coding sequence ATGAGTGAACGAATCAAAACCGGAGACGGCGGAATTATATTAACCAATGCGGAAGATTTGATGAACTGGGCAAGGCTTTCTTCGCTTTGGCCTATGGGATTCGGCCTGGCTTGCTGTGCAATTGAAATGATGGCTGCATATGCTTCACATTACGATTTGGAACGTTTTGGAATATTGCCGCGCCCTTCCCCACGCCAGTCTGATGTAATGATCGTTGCCGGAACAGTTACTTTCAAAATGGCCGACAGGATTCGTCGTTTGTATGAACAAATGCCTGAGCCTCGCTATGTAATTTCCATGGGAAGCTGCTCAAATTGTGGCGGTCCTTACTGGGAACATGGGTATCACGTGGTCAAAGGTGTGGATAAAATTATTCCTGTCGATATATACGTTCCCGGCTGTCCTCCACGCCCGGAAGCGCTGATCGGCGGATTTATGAAATTGCAGGAAAAAATTCGAGGAGAACATCCGCTTGCACCCGAATTATTTTTGGAAATGCAGGAAGGTGTTCCCGCTTAA
- a CDS encoding NADH-quinone oxidoreductase subunit C, with protein MTFEEIKNNLIAAFGEIITSDEKGLQPSITVPTENIAEICQFLFEDERFYFDYLACITAIDNGPGLATMELIYNLTSIPYGHDLMLKVIFPRNTEDQPLPSVSTVSHIWRTADWHEREAFDLFGIHFENHPDLRRILLPEDWEGHPLRKDYSAQEKYHGINVRFEN; from the coding sequence ATGACTTTTGAAGAAATAAAAAATAATCTGATTGCGGCGTTTGGAGAAATAATAACTTCGGATGAAAAAGGACTTCAACCATCCATCACAGTCCCAACTGAAAACATTGCCGAAATCTGTCAGTTTTTGTTTGAAGACGAGCGTTTTTATTTTGATTATCTGGCTTGTATTACAGCCATAGATAATGGTCCCGGACTGGCTACAATGGAATTGATCTACAATCTCACCTCTATTCCTTATGGTCACGACCTGATGCTTAAAGTTATTTTCCCCCGAAATACTGAAGACCAGCCACTGCCTTCTGTCTCTACGGTAAGCCACATCTGGCGCACGGCCGACTGGCATGAGCGTGAAGCTTTCGATCTGTTTGGGATTCATTTTGAGAACCATCCCGATCTTCGCCGGATTTTGCTTCCCGAAGACTGGGAAGGACACCCTTTAAGAAAAGATTATAGCGCCCAGGAGAAATATCATGGAATAAATGTACGGTTCGAAAACTGA
- the carB gene encoding carbamoyl-phosphate synthase large subunit yields MPKNPNIKSILIIGSGPIIIGQACEFDYAGSQAARSLREEGIEVVLINSNPATIMTDPISADHVYLLPLEKKYIIEILEKHKALGRPIDAVLPTMGGQTALNLAIDCDKAGIWKKYDIEIIGVDIKAIETTEDREKFRLKMLELDVNVCKGRTARSFLEGKEIAQEIGFPLVIRPSFTLGGTGGGIVENEKDFDQALNNGLHASPTHEVLVEQSVYGWKEYELELLRDGAGNFIIICSIENFDPMGVHTGDSITVAPAMTLPDTLYQQMRDLAIKMMDGIGKFAGGCNVQFSVNPVDDKIIAIEINPRVSRSSALASKATGYPIAKIAAKMAIGYNLDELINPITGSTSAFFEPSIDYVIVKVPRWNFDKFQGADRSLGLQMKSVGEAMGIGRNFQEALQKACQSLEIRRNGLGADGRELRDQEAIKYSLAHPSWDRLFHIYDAFKIGLSFKTIQSLTKIDAWFLRQIEEMIELEHEIEKFDLSDLPKELFLTAKQKGYADRQIAHLLQTKESKVYDRRKELGIKRVYKCVDTCAAEFEAKTPYYYSTFNSSQETPDNESVVSDRKKVIVLGSGPNRIGQGIEFDYSCVHGVLAAKEAGYETIMINCNPETVSTDPDIADKLYFEPVFWEHVFDIIEHEKPEGVIVQLGGQTALKMAEKLDKYGIKIIGTSYNSLDWAEDRGRFSPLLEELGIPYPKFGTVRTADAAVELSRTLGFPLLVRPSYVLGGQNMKIVINEKELEQHVVKILRDIPDNNILLDHFLEGALEAEADAICDGEDAYIIGVMEHIEPAGIHSGDSHAALPPFDLTDDVIRQINEYTRKIALAMNVKGLINVQFAVKNGIAYVIEANPRASRTVPFICKAYQEPYVNYATKLMLGDKKLSDFTFNPVKKGWAIKIPVFSFNKFPNVNKELGPEMKSTGEAIYFIDDLQDEFFQKIYSERNLYLSR; encoded by the coding sequence GTGCCCAAAAATCCGAATATCAAGTCCATCCTAATTATCGGTTCTGGTCCCATCATCATTGGTCAGGCATGTGAGTTCGATTATGCAGGTTCACAAGCAGCCCGCTCACTTCGTGAAGAAGGTATAGAAGTTGTTCTAATCAACTCTAACCCTGCGACGATCATGACGGATCCGATCAGCGCTGATCATGTGTATCTGCTTCCATTGGAGAAGAAATATATCATCGAGATTCTTGAAAAACATAAAGCGCTTGGCAGGCCGATTGATGCCGTTTTGCCAACCATGGGTGGTCAGACAGCATTAAACCTGGCTATCGATTGCGATAAAGCCGGTATCTGGAAAAAGTATGATATAGAAATTATTGGTGTCGATATTAAAGCGATCGAAACCACAGAAGATAGAGAGAAATTCCGTTTGAAAATGCTTGAACTTGACGTTAACGTTTGTAAAGGACGTACCGCAAGATCATTTTTAGAAGGAAAAGAAATTGCCCAGGAAATCGGTTTCCCGCTTGTTATTCGTCCTTCATTCACATTAGGAGGAACAGGAGGTGGAATTGTTGAAAATGAAAAAGATTTTGACCAGGCGTTAAATAACGGTTTACACGCTTCTCCAACACATGAAGTTTTAGTAGAACAAAGTGTATATGGCTGGAAAGAATACGAGTTGGAATTGTTGCGTGATGGTGCAGGAAACTTCATCATTATCTGCTCGATTGAAAACTTTGACCCGATGGGTGTTCACACGGGAGATAGTATTACTGTCGCTCCGGCAATGACCCTTCCTGATACACTTTATCAGCAAATGCGTGATCTGGCCATCAAAATGATGGATGGTATCGGAAAATTTGCAGGTGGATGTAACGTTCAGTTTTCTGTAAATCCGGTTGACGATAAAATTATCGCGATTGAAATTAACCCGCGTGTGTCCCGTTCTTCTGCCCTTGCGTCAAAAGCAACAGGTTATCCGATTGCAAAAATCGCTGCAAAAATGGCGATTGGTTACAATCTTGACGAATTGATCAACCCGATCACAGGAAGTACCTCTGCATTTTTCGAACCTTCAATTGACTATGTAATTGTAAAAGTTCCTCGTTGGAACTTTGATAAATTCCAGGGTGCCGACCGTTCGTTAGGATTACAGATGAAATCAGTGGGTGAAGCCATGGGGATCGGACGTAATTTCCAGGAAGCATTGCAAAAAGCGTGTCAGTCGCTGGAAATCCGCAGAAACGGACTTGGTGCTGACGGCCGTGAATTACGTGACCAGGAAGCTATCAAATATAGTCTTGCACATCCAAGCTGGGATCGTCTGTTCCATATTTATGATGCTTTCAAGATTGGTTTGTCTTTCAAAACAATCCAGAGTCTTACAAAAATAGATGCCTGGTTCCTTCGCCAGATCGAAGAAATGATCGAACTGGAACATGAAATCGAAAAATTTGATTTGTCAGATCTTCCAAAGGAATTATTCCTGACTGCCAAACAAAAAGGATATGCAGATCGTCAGATCGCACATTTACTTCAAACAAAAGAAAGTAAAGTGTATGACAGACGTAAAGAATTGGGCATCAAACGTGTTTACAAATGTGTAGATACCTGCGCGGCTGAATTTGAAGCAAAAACACCATATTACTACTCAACTTTCAATTCTTCTCAGGAAACGCCTGATAACGAATCGGTTGTTTCTGATAGAAAGAAAGTGATCGTTTTGGGCTCAGGCCCTAACCGCATCGGACAAGGAATTGAGTTTGATTACTCATGTGTTCATGGCGTTTTGGCCGCAAAAGAAGCTGGTTACGAAACGATTATGATCAACTGTAATCCTGAAACGGTTTCAACGGATCCGGATATTGCAGATAAATTATACTTCGAACCAGTTTTCTGGGAGCACGTTTTTGACATTATCGAACATGAAAAACCGGAAGGTGTAATTGTTCAGCTAGGTGGACAAACAGCTCTTAAAATGGCTGAGAAACTTGACAAATACGGTATCAAAATTATCGGAACCAGCTATAATTCACTTGACTGGGCTGAAGATCGCGGACGTTTCTCACCTTTACTTGAAGAACTGGGAATTCCTTATCCGAAATTCGGAACGGTAAGAACTGCTGATGCAGCTGTTGAACTTTCGCGTACGTTAGGTTTCCCGCTTTTGGTTCGTCCAAGTTATGTTTTGGGTGGACAGAATATGAAAATCGTAATCAACGAGAAAGAACTTGAACAACACGTTGTAAAAATCCTTCGTGATATTCCTGATAATAATATTCTTCTGGATCACTTCCTTGAAGGGGCTCTTGAAGCAGAAGCAGATGCAATTTGTGATGGTGAAGATGCTTACATCATCGGTGTGATGGAGCACATCGAGCCAGCGGGTATCCACTCCGGTGACTCACATGCCGCACTTCCTCCTTTCGATTTAACAGATGACGTTATCCGTCAGATCAACGAGTATACCCGTAAAATTGCTCTGGCAATGAATGTGAAAGGTTTGATCAACGTACAGTTTGCTGTGAAAAACGGAATAGCCTACGTAATTGAAGCGAATCCAAGAGCTTCTCGTACAGTTCCATTTATTTGCAAAGCATACCAGGAGCCTTACGTTAATTATGCAACTAAACTGATGCTTGGCGATAAAAAATTAAGTGATTTCACTTTCAACCCGGTTAAGAAAGGTTGGGCGATAAAAATTCCTGTGTTCTCATTCAATAAATTCCCGAATGTTAACAAAGAATTAGGACCTGAAATGAAATCAACTGGTGAAGCGATTTACTTCATTGATGATTTGCAGGACGAGTTTTTCCAGAAAATTTACAGTGAAAGAAACCTGTATCTGAGCCGGTAG
- a CDS encoding DUF6934 family protein, translating into MQIGTYLTKQISSDTYTFNSIGPKGIIELRIIISKDDREASNYHNLAFGVWNKILNDIDDKIELKRRYGSSSCDGSSNSNFIYENHPQSLLYIEGSNSIRTRKYQMGISKDVNNIPPSLGILGLIDENLLNEALPALKWEHFRRNTNYHAFLLYTK; encoded by the coding sequence ATGCAGATTGGAACATATTTAACTAAACAAATAAGTTCTGATACATACACTTTTAATAGTATCGGGCCAAAAGGCATAATTGAACTGCGAATTATTATTTCAAAAGACGATCGGGAAGCAAGTAATTATCACAATCTAGCATTTGGAGTATGGAATAAAATACTAAATGATATTGACGATAAAATCGAACTTAAACGGAGATATGGATCGAGTTCTTGCGACGGTAGCTCAAACAGCAATTTCATTTATGAAAACCATCCGCAATCTTTACTCTACATCGAGGGGAGTAATTCTATACGTACAAGAAAATATCAAATGGGAATTTCAAAAGACGTAAATAATATTCCTCCTAGTTTAGGAATTTTAGGCCTCATTGATGAAAATCTATTGAATGAAGCTTTGCCTGCATTGAAATGGGAACATTTCAGAAGAAACACCAATTATCATGCGTTTTTGTTATACACTAAATGA
- a CDS encoding DUF2442 domain-containing protein, whose product MNMKFFDYKAKKVEVNELEIRVTLIDGREAALLISDFPLLKEATSSQRKNVEVINGYALYWPELGEDLSVAGFFEKEMIQNDHK is encoded by the coding sequence ATGAATATGAAATTTTTTGATTATAAAGCTAAAAAAGTTGAAGTAAACGAATTAGAAATTCGGGTTACCCTTATAGATGGTCGAGAGGCTGCCTTACTAATTTCGGATTTCCCTTTATTAAAAGAAGCAACTTCTTCGCAAAGAAAAAATGTAGAAGTCATTAATGGTTATGCGCTGTATTGGCCTGAATTGGGTGAGGATTTAAGTGTTGCCGGATTTTTCGAAAAAGAAATGATACAAAACGACCACAAATGA
- a CDS encoding DUF4160 domain-containing protein, whose translation MPELLRLFGLRFFFYSNDHRPPHIHVRGNDGEARFSINPVNCIENNGLKKKDLYLAEAIIKTNKEEFLRKWNEFFKS comes from the coding sequence ATGCCGGAATTATTACGCCTGTTCGGATTGCGATTTTTCTTTTACAGCAACGATCATCGTCCACCACATATCCACGTAAGAGGTAATGATGGCGAGGCACGGTTCTCAATTAATCCAGTAAATTGCATTGAAAATAATGGGCTGAAAAAGAAAGATTTGTATTTGGCAGAAGCAATAATTAAAACTAATAAAGAGGAATTTCTTAGAAAATGGAACGAGTTTTTTAAATCATGA
- a CDS encoding DUF4834 domain-containing protein — protein MKIVFNILIIFFLLIAFVPVFRRFMFHLLVGRQLVKEQKRQAKAYEQKTKEGIRVDTVPPDANQSRFRGGEYVDYEEVK, from the coding sequence ATGAAAATTGTATTTAACATTCTTATTATATTCTTCTTGCTAATCGCTTTTGTACCGGTTTTTCGCCGTTTTATGTTTCATTTATTAGTTGGAAGGCAATTGGTAAAGGAGCAAAAAAGACAAGCGAAAGCTTATGAACAAAAAACAAAAGAGGGAATTCGTGTAGATACTGTACCACCAGATGCCAATCAGTCACGCTTTCGCGGAGGAGAATATGTTGATTATGAAGAGGTAAAATAG
- a CDS encoding NAD(P)/FAD-dependent oxidoreductase produces the protein MLPNIPYTDHKRIVIIGAGFGGLALGRELAKRDDLQVVIIDKNNFHQFQPLFYQVATAGLEPSSISFPLRKAFQSKKNVHIRVTEVISINTNRKSLETTLGEITYDFLVIATGATTNYFGMKEIEERAIPMKSVSEALALRNRVLQNLEDALAVDTDDEREGLMSVVIVGGGPTGVELSGSLAEMKKYILPKDYPELDFSNMKIYLLEGLDKLLSVMSEESSKKSRKYLEEMGVEILTGQAVAGYDGKHVTTKQGMKIRTDNLIWAAGVKANALKGINPEVLVKGGRIKVDEFNRVQGYTDVFAIGDVASMSEGKFENGHPQLAQPAMQQGKALAKNIWRALDEKPPVPFKYNDLGSMATVGRNKAVVDLPFIKFQGFFAWLTWMFIHLISIVGVKNKVLTFINWFWSYVTFDQSLRLILTPKVLAPGFVEEPEPQHAKPAGV, from the coding sequence ATGCTACCGAATATCCCATATACCGACCATAAAAGAATTGTAATCATAGGCGCCGGCTTCGGCGGTTTGGCGCTCGGAAGAGAACTTGCCAAACGTGATGATTTACAAGTTGTCATCATCGACAAAAATAATTTCCATCAGTTTCAGCCTTTATTTTACCAGGTTGCCACAGCCGGACTCGAACCAAGTTCGATCTCTTTTCCGCTTCGGAAAGCTTTTCAATCCAAGAAAAATGTACATATCAGAGTTACGGAAGTAATTTCGATAAACACGAACAGAAAGTCGTTGGAAACTACACTGGGAGAAATTACCTATGATTTTTTGGTCATTGCAACCGGCGCTACCACCAATTATTTCGGTATGAAAGAAATTGAAGAACGGGCCATTCCAATGAAATCTGTTTCAGAAGCTTTGGCTTTACGAAACCGCGTTTTGCAAAATCTGGAAGATGCTTTGGCAGTTGATACGGACGACGAGCGTGAAGGATTAATGAGCGTCGTAATCGTAGGTGGAGGTCCAACAGGCGTGGAATTATCTGGTTCTCTGGCTGAAATGAAAAAATATATTCTTCCAAAAGATTATCCTGAACTGGATTTTTCAAACATGAAGATTTATTTGCTGGAAGGTCTGGATAAATTGCTTTCTGTAATGTCGGAGGAATCGTCTAAGAAATCCAGAAAATACCTGGAAGAAATGGGTGTGGAAATACTTACCGGACAGGCTGTTGCAGGTTATGACGGGAAACATGTTACCACAAAACAAGGAATGAAAATCCGTACTGATAATCTTATCTGGGCGGCCGGTGTTAAGGCCAATGCTTTGAAGGGAATAAATCCGGAAGTGCTTGTGAAAGGTGGAAGAATCAAAGTGGATGAATTTAACCGTGTTCAGGGTTACACTGACGTTTTTGCGATCGGTGATGTTGCTTCTATGAGTGAAGGGAAATTTGAGAACGGACATCCGCAACTTGCACAACCGGCTATGCAGCAAGGAAAAGCACTTGCAAAAAATATTTGGCGGGCATTGGATGAAAAACCTCCGGTACCATTCAAATATAATGATCTGGGTTCTATGGCAACGGTTGGAAGAAATAAAGCTGTTGTCGATTTACCATTTATCAAGTTTCAGGGATTTTTTGCCTGGCTTACATGGATGTTTATTCACCTGATTTCTATTGTAGGTGTTAAGAATAAAGTGCTGACCTTTATAAACTGGTTCTGGAGTTATGTCACGTTTGATCAATCGTTAAGATTAATTCTGACACCAAAAGTGCTCGCTCCCGGATTTGTAGAAGAGCCCGAGCCTCAACATGCCAAACCGGCAGGGGTATAA
- the bshA gene encoding N-acetyl-alpha-D-glucosaminyl L-malate synthase BshA produces MKIGIVCYPTFGGSGVVATELGKALAKEGHQVHFITYSQPQRLDFFNENLYYHEVNIPAYPLFQYPPYESALSSHMVHVVKMAKLDLLHVHYAIPHASSAYLAKQILAQQGIHIPVITTLHGTDITLVGKDESYEPVVTFSINQSDGITAVSDSLKNDTYKHFAVTKDIEVIPNFIDLDRFNRQKKDHFKLAICPNNEKLIVHTSNFRKVKRIDDVIMIFHQLRDITPSKLLLVGDGPDRARIERLCRDLDMLSDVRFLGKLDAIEEVLSVADLFLMPSESESFGLAALEALACEVPLITSNAGGLPELNIPGVTGFLSDVGDVDDMVKNAAFILQDENLPRFKENALARAKEFDVAKILPHYESYYERVIENSKVAV; encoded by the coding sequence ATGAAAATAGGCATTGTTTGCTATCCGACATTCGGAGGAAGTGGCGTTGTCGCTACCGAACTTGGAAAAGCGCTTGCAAAAGAGGGACATCAGGTACATTTTATCACCTATTCCCAACCACAGCGACTGGATTTTTTCAATGAAAACCTTTATTATCATGAAGTAAATATACCTGCTTATCCATTATTTCAATATCCGCCGTATGAATCCGCTTTGTCGAGCCACATGGTGCATGTTGTTAAAATGGCGAAACTGGATTTGCTTCATGTACATTATGCAATTCCGCATGCGTCTTCCGCATACCTTGCCAAACAGATATTAGCACAACAGGGAATTCACATTCCTGTGATCACCACTTTGCACGGTACAGATATTACGCTTGTTGGAAAAGACGAGTCTTATGAGCCGGTTGTAACGTTTTCTATCAATCAGTCTGATGGAATTACGGCAGTTTCTGATTCGTTGAAAAATGATACTTATAAACATTTTGCAGTTACAAAAGACATTGAAGTTATTCCAAACTTTATAGATCTGGATCGTTTTAACAGACAGAAAAAGGATCACTTCAAACTGGCTATTTGCCCGAATAATGAAAAACTGATCGTCCATACGTCTAATTTCCGTAAGGTTAAAAGAATTGACGATGTGATTATGATTTTCCATCAGCTGCGTGATATTACGCCAAGTAAATTATTGCTGGTGGGTGATGGACCGGACCGTGCGCGTATTGAGCGTTTGTGCCGTGATCTGGATATGCTTTCTGATGTTCGTTTCCTTGGAAAACTGGATGCAATCGAAGAAGTTTTGTCCGTTGCTGATTTATTCCTTATGCCTTCCGAATCTGAAAGTTTTGGTTTGGCTGCGCTTGAAGCTTTGGCCTGTGAAGTGCCGTTGATCACTTCCAATGCCGGTGGATTACCTGAATTGAATATTCCTGGCGTGACCGGATTTTTGAGCGATGTTGGCGATGTTGACGATATGGTAAAAAATGCAGCCTTTATCTTGCAAGATGAAAATCTTCCAAGATTTAAAGAAAATGCCCTTGCACGTGCGAAAGAATTTGATGTGGCTAAAATATTACCGCATTATGAATCTTATTATGAACGGGTTATAGAAAACAGCAAAGTTGCTGTTTAA
- a CDS encoding geranylgeranylglycerol-phosphate geranylgeranyltransferase: protein MNVSVRPRVRIRDFVAGSVRLVRMSNLLIVAITQYLTRILLIGPRSEWKKIISDPDLFILSLSTVCIAAAGYIINDYFDIKIDIVNKPERVVVGRYLKRRWAMGAHQVLNVLGAALGLIVSPWIFLVNVISITSLWFYSERYKRAPFIGNLIVSLLTGATLLILTLHYPANRKLVFIYAVFSFFISLIREIVKDMEDIRGDEAHGCRTLPIIWGIRRTKYFLYGIIFVFVASLFAMADKLNNNVLAVLFLLLLIPIGWLVYSLTRSDTRRDFRKISSLCKIIMLLGLVTMIWA from the coding sequence ATGAATGTGTCTGTAAGACCGAGAGTGCGAATTCGGGATTTTGTTGCCGGTAGTGTGCGTTTGGTTCGGATGAGCAATCTGCTCATTGTGGCCATTACACAGTACCTCACACGTATTTTATTAATTGGCCCAAGAAGTGAGTGGAAAAAAATCATCAGTGACCCTGATCTTTTCATTCTTTCTTTATCGACCGTATGCATTGCTGCGGCCGGATACATCATTAATGATTATTTTGATATAAAAATCGATATCGTAAACAAACCCGAACGTGTTGTTGTCGGGCGTTATCTTAAACGTCGCTGGGCCATGGGCGCTCACCAGGTTTTAAACGTTTTAGGAGCCGCGTTAGGATTAATCGTAAGTCCGTGGATATTTCTTGTGAATGTAATCTCCATCACTTCTCTCTGGTTTTATTCAGAACGTTACAAACGGGCACCATTTATTGGCAATCTTATCGTCTCACTTTTGACGGGTGCCACTTTGTTGATACTCACCTTACACTATCCGGCAAACCGCAAACTGGTATTTATTTACGCTGTTTTCTCCTTTTTCATTTCTTTGATACGAGAAATTGTCAAAGATATGGAAGATATCCGGGGCGACGAAGCGCATGGTTGCCGTACATTACCAATAATCTGGGGAATCCGCAGAACCAAATATTTTCTTTACGGGATAATTTTTGTTTTCGTAGCTTCTCTTTTTGCTATGGCCGACAAGCTTAACAACAATGTGCTTGCCGTATTATTTCTTTTATTACTCATACCAATCGGCTGGCTGGTTTATTCTTTAACCCGTTCGGACACCCGCCGTGATTTCAGGAAAATCAGTTCACTTTGTAAAATAATAATGCTCCTTGGCTTGGTAACCATGATTTGGGCATAA
- a CDS encoding TapB family protein — MKNRILLVIVFSFFAITATYAQECFGVKMKAGSGFDMATYDGKGKLTGNISYKIAKVSQEGGMALITLDMEVFDPKGKSQLKNSYQMKCNGSTLMIDASTLINQEQMKSFENFNMKFTSTNIEYPTKLTVGEKLKDASLKGEGTSGPMAMTMNMLISNRNVEDQEKVTIPAGTFDAYKLTSDMKMETKMGFGITVDINTISWRAPGVLWDIKSESYRKGKLISRSELTKIY; from the coding sequence ATGAAAAATAGAATTTTACTAGTGATCGTATTTTCGTTTTTTGCAATCACAGCTACTTATGCACAGGAATGTTTTGGTGTCAAAATGAAAGCTGGCAGCGGCTTTGATATGGCCACTTATGACGGAAAAGGTAAGTTAACCGGAAACATTTCCTATAAAATAGCCAAAGTTTCGCAGGAAGGTGGCATGGCTTTGATCACACTGGACATGGAAGTTTTTGATCCAAAAGGAAAATCCCAGTTGAAAAACAGCTATCAAATGAAATGTAACGGAAGCACATTAATGATTGATGCAAGCACGCTGATCAACCAGGAACAAATGAAGTCTTTTGAAAACTTCAATATGAAATTCACCTCAACCAATATTGAATATCCTACCAAATTGACCGTCGGAGAAAAACTGAAAGACGCATCTTTGAAAGGCGAAGGAACTTCCGGACCGATGGCGATGACAATGAATATGCTGATATCCAACCGTAATGTTGAAGATCAGGAAAAAGTTACCATCCCCGCAGGTACTTTTGATGCCTACAAATTAACTTCCGATATGAAAATGGAAACAAAAATGGGTTTTGGAATAACCGTAGATATCAATACAATTTCATGGCGCGCACCGGGCGTTCTGTGGGATATTAAATCAGAATCATATAGAAAAGGAAAGCTGATCAGCAGAAGTGAGTTGACAAAAATTTACTAA
- the purN gene encoding phosphoribosylglycinamide formyltransferase, with amino-acid sequence MKRIAIFASGSGSNAEKICEYFEDRTDVQVNLILTNNPQAGVIQRARKFHIPVVVFDRKIFYETDRILEILKNNQVDLIVLAGFMMLIPASLLGTYAEKMVNIHPALLPKYGGKGMYGHFVHEAVVANAEKESGITIHFVNENYDEGNIIYQASCEVSETDSPDDVAKKVQVLEHEHFPRIIDEVVSKLN; translated from the coding sequence ATGAAGCGTATTGCCATTTTCGCATCAGGTTCGGGTTCAAACGCAGAAAAGATCTGTGAATATTTTGAAGACCGTACTGACGTGCAGGTTAATTTAATTTTGACAAATAATCCTCAGGCCGGCGTTATTCAGCGTGCCCGGAAATTCCATATTCCTGTTGTTGTTTTTGACAGGAAAATCTTTTACGAAACCGACCGGATTTTAGAAATTTTGAAAAACAACCAGGTAGATCTGATTGTTCTTGCCGGTTTTATGATGCTTATTCCCGCGTCTTTACTTGGCACTTATGCTGAAAAAATGGTCAACATTCATCCGGCTTTACTCCCAAAATATGGTGGGAAAGGGATGTACGGACATTTTGTTCACGAAGCCGTAGTGGCTAATGCCGAAAAAGAATCGGGGATAACGATTCATTTTGTCAATGAAAATTACGACGAAGGAAATATCATTTACCAGGCTTCCTGCGAAGTTTCAGAAACGGATTCGCCAGACGATGTCGCCAAAAAAGTACAGGTTCTGGAACATGAGCATTTTCCAAGAATTATTGACGAAGTCGTCTCAAAACTGAATTAA
- a CDS encoding outer membrane beta-barrel protein, translating into MKNCIILLITLTLSLSQAFAQENVSIGPIAGVSFANFHGSASKTEVKPGLTIGAFYNYSSKKGFGFSGQILYTQLGAKILDKTNEINLNYVQVPLLFTYFFGQYGDRLRPKVFLGPSLNFLVSAKDINGNNINGDSNSRVYNVFDLGLTGGLGLNYELTRKIWLNFDVRYGLGLLDVTKDSNSNIQNRNFGINLGLSFPLGTYDKKSGRLRTR; encoded by the coding sequence ATGAAGAATTGTATTATTCTCTTAATTACTCTTACGCTTAGCCTGTCACAGGCTTTCGCTCAGGAAAATGTTTCCATCGGACCTATTGCAGGTGTTTCATTTGCTAACTTTCACGGAAGCGCAAGTAAAACAGAAGTTAAACCAGGTTTGACAATCGGAGCTTTTTATAATTATAGCTCAAAAAAGGGATTTGGATTTAGTGGACAAATCCTATACACACAACTTGGTGCAAAAATCCTTGATAAAACAAATGAAATCAATTTGAACTATGTACAGGTTCCATTGCTTTTCACTTACTTCTTTGGTCAATATGGTGATCGTCTTCGTCCGAAAGTATTTCTTGGGCCAAGTTTGAATTTCCTTGTTAGCGCAAAAGATATCAACGGAAATAACATTAATGGCGATTCAAACAGTCGTGTTTACAATGTTTTTGACTTGGGCTTGACTGGCGGATTGGGTTTGAACTATGAACTTACACGCAAAATATGGCTTAATTTTGACGTTAGATACGGACTGGGACTTTTGGATGTAACAAAAGATTCTAACAGCAACATCCAGAACCGTAACTTCGGAATTAATCTTGGATTAAGCTTTCCACTAGGAACTTACGACAAAAAATCAGGTCGTTTGAGAACAAGATAA